The following are encoded in a window of Urocitellus parryii isolate mUroPar1 chromosome 7, mUroPar1.hap1, whole genome shotgun sequence genomic DNA:
- the LOC144256266 gene encoding phosphatidylinositol 4,5-bisphosphate 3-kinase catalytic subunit delta isoform-like, which produces MPLGIDCLMEFWTKEEKNQSVVVDFLLPTGIYLSFPVSCNANLSTIKQMLWHEAQNEPLFHMLSDPKAYMFTCVNQTAEQQELEDEQQRLCDVRPFLPMLRLVTLEGDRMEKLINSQISLLIGKGLHEFDCLQDPEVNDFCTKMRQFSEEAAAHRQQLGWEAWLQYSFPLQLEPSTRSWGDSNTSQISNPDLLVNVKFEGSRESFTIQVSTKDVPLVLMACALQKKAKMYQNLTMEQPLDYVLQVNGRHEYLYGSYLLCQFKYICSCLHSGQAPHLTMVHSSSILAMRDEQSKLTPQVQKPHTKTPPIPMKKPSSVSLWSLGQPFCIELIQGSRINADEQMKLVVQAGLFHGNEMLCKTMSSLEVRVCSEPMWKQHLEFDIHICDLLRMARLCFALYAVMEKAKKVHSSKKKTKKEDCPIAWANLMLFDYKDQLKTGELCLYMWPSVPDEKGDLLNPMGTVHSNPNTESAVTLVIYLPEVAPHSVYYPALEKILELGCHEEHGPTTKEEKLQLQGILEQRGSGELYEHEKDLVWKMRHEVQEHFPEALAHLLLVTKWNKHEDVAQMLYLLCSWPELPVLNALELLDFSFPNCHMGSFAIRSLQKLTDDELLQCLLQLVQVLKYKSYLDCELTQFLLDRALANRKIGHFLFWHLRSEMHVLSVALRFGLIMEAYFRGSTHHMKVLMKQAEALSKLKALSNFVKVSSQKTTKPQTKELMHLYMRQDTYLEALSHLQSPLDPSTMLAEVCVERCTFMVSKMKPLWIMYSSEEAGSGDSVGIIFKNGDDLRQDMLTLQMIQLMDALWKQEGLDLRMTPYGCLPTGDCMGLIEAVQHSDTIANIQLNQSNLAAMAAFNKDALLNWLKSKNPGEALDRAIEEFTLSCAGCCVATYVLGIGDRHSDNIMIRENGQLFHIDFGHFLGNFKTKFGINRERVPFILTHDFVHVIQQGKTSNNEKFERFRGYCEQAYSILRHHGLLFLQLFALMQAAGLPELSSSKDIQYLKDTLALGKTEEGLKHFRVKFNEALRESWKTKVNWLAHNLTKDNWQ; this is translated from the exons ATGCCCCTGGGGATTGACTGTCTCATGGAATTCTGGACCAAGGAGGAGAAGAATCAGAGTGTGGTGGTTGACTTCCTTCTACCCACAGGGATCTACCTGAGCTTCCCTGTGTCCTGCAATGCCAACCTCAGCACCATCAAGCAG ATGCTATGGCACGAAGCCCAGAATGAGCCCCTCTTCCACATGCTCAGTGACCCCAAGGCCTACATGTTCACCTGTGTCAACCAGACCGCAGAGCAGCAGGAGCTAGAGGATGAGCAGCAGCGGCTGTGTGATGTCCGGCCCTTCCTGCCCATGCTGCGCCTGGTGACCCTCGAGGGTGACCGTATGGAGAAGCTCATCAACTCACAGATCAGCCTCCTCATCGGCAAAG GCCTCCACGAGTTCGACTGCCTGCAAGACCCAGAAGTGAATGACTTCTGCACTAAGATGCGCCAGTTCAGCGAAGAGGCGGCTGCCCACcggcagcagctgggctgggagGCCTGGCTGCAATACAGTTTTCCCCTTCAGCTGGAGCCCTCAACCAGGAGCTGGGGGGACAGCAACACCTCTCAAATCTCCAACCCAGACCTGCTGGTCAATGTCAAATTTGAGGGCAGCAGG gaGAGCTTCACCATCCAGGTGTCCACCAAGGATGTGCCCCTAGTGCTGATGGCCTGTGCCCTCCAGAAGAAGGCCAAGATGTACCAGAACCTCACAATGGAGCAGCCTTTGGACTATGTGCTGCAGGTGAATGGGCGGCATGAGTACCTCTATGGCAGCTACCTGCTCTGTCAGTTCAAG TACATATGCAGCTGCCTGCACAGTGGACAGGCCCCCCACCTGACCATGGTGCACTCCTCTTCCATCCTTGCCATGAGGGATGAGCAGAGCAAACTGACCCCTCAGGTCCAGAAACCACACACCAAAACGCCCCCCATTCCCATGAAGAAG ccttcctctgtgtccctgtggtCACTGGGGCAGCCTTTCTGCATTGAGCTCATCCAGGGCAGCAGAATCAATGCTGATGAGCAGATGAAG CTGGTGGTGCAGGCCGGGCTCTTCCATGGCAATGAGATGCTGTGCAAGACAATGTCCAGCTTGGAGGTGAGAGTGTGCTCAGAGCCCATGTGGAAGCAGCATCTGGAGTTTGACATCCACATCTGTGACCTGCTGCGCATGGCCCGGCTCTGCTTTGCACTCTATGCAGTGATGGAGAAGGCCAAGAAGGTGCACTCTAGCAAGAAAAAAACCAAGAAGGAG GACTGCCCAATCGCCTGGGCCAACCTCATGCTGTTTGACTACAAGGACCAGCTCAAGACTGGGGAGCTCTGCCTCTATATGTGGCCCTCTGTCCCAG ATGAGAAAGGAGACCTGCTGAACCCCATGGGTACCGTGCATAGCAATCCCAACACAGAGAGTGCTGTCACCCTGGTCATCTACCTGCCCGAGGTGGCCCCTCACTCTGTGTACTACCCTGCCCTGGAGAAG ATTCTAGAGCTGGGATGTCACGAGGAGCATGGGCCTACCACCAAGGAGGAG AAGCTGCAGCTGCAGGGAATCCTGGAGCAGCGGGGGTCGGGAGAGCTGTATGAGCATGAGAAGGACCTGGTGTGGAAGATGCGGCATGAAGTGCAGGAGCACTTCCCAGAGGCTCTGGCCCACCTGCTGCTCGTGACCAAGTGGAACAAGCACGAGGATGTGGCCCAG ATGCTCTACCTGCTGTGCTCCTGGCCCGAGCTTCCTGTCCTGAATGCCCTGGAGCTGCTGGACTTCAGCTTCCCCAACTGCCACATGGGCTCCTTTGCCATCAGGTCCCTGCAGAAACTGAC AGACGATGAGCTTCTCCAGTGCTTGCTGCAGCTGGTGCAGGTCCTCAAGTACAAGTCCTACCTGGACTGCGAACTGACCCAATTCTTGTTGGACCGGGCTCTGGCCAACCGAAAGATTGGCCACTTCCTATTCTGGCATCTTCG CTCTGAGATGCATGTGCTGTCCGTGGCCTTGCGTTTTGGCCTCATCATGGAGGCCTACTTCAGGGGCAGCACCCACCACATGAAGGTGCTGATGAAGCAG GCAGAAGCACTGAGCAAGCtgaaggccctgagcaactttgtGAAGGTGAGCTCCCAGAAGACCACCAAGCCCCAAACTAAGGAGCTGATGCACTTGTACATGCGCCAGGATACTTATCTAGAAGCCCTTTCACACTTGCAGTCCCCATTGGACCCCAGCACGATGCTGGCAGAAGTCTG TGTGGAAAGGTGCACCTTCATGGTCTCCAAGATGAAACCCCTGTGGATCATGTACAGCAGTGAGGAGGCAGGCAGTGGTGACAGCGTTGGCATCATCTTTAAGAACGGGGATG ACCTCCGCCAGGACATGCTGACTCTGCAGATGATCCAGCTCATGGACGCCCTGTGGAAGCAGGAGGGCCTGGACCTAAG GATGACCCCCTATGGCTGCCTTCCCACTGGTGATTGCATGGGCCTCATTGAGGCGGTGCAGCATTCGGACACCATTGCCAACATCCAGCTGAACCAGAGCAACCTGGCTGCCATGGCTGCCTTCAACAAGGATGCCCTGCTCAACTGGCTCAAGTCCAAGAACCCTGG AGAAGCCCTCGATCGAGCCATTGAGGAGTTCACCCTCTCTTGTGCTGGCTGCTGTGTGGCCACATATGTGCTGGGCATCGGTGACCGGCACAGTGACAACATCATGATCCGTGAGAATGGGCAG CTATTTCATATTGACTTTGGCCACTTTCTGGGGAATTTCAAGACCAAGTTTGGAATCAACCGTGAGCGAGTCCCATTCATCCTCACCCATGACTTTGTCCACGTGATTCAGCAGGGAAAGACTAGTAATAATGAGAAGTTTGAAAG GTTTCGAGGCTACTGTGAACAGGCCTACAGCATTCTGCGGCACCATGGGCTCCTCTTCCTCCAACTCTTTGCTCTGATGCAGGCAGCAGGCCTGCCTGAGCTCAGCTCCTCCAAAGACATCCAGTATTTGAAG GACACCCTGGCGCTGGGGAAGACGGAGGAGGGGCTGAAGCACTTCCGGGTGAAGTTCAATGAAGCCCTGAGGGAGAGCTGGAAGACCAAAGTGAACTGGCTGGCACACAACCTGACCAAAGACAACTGGCAATAG